TGGTTGCTCCGGGTAGTAATATTACGGTGTTTGATTTGGATGGTAAGCTGGTTAAGGTTTCGGGGACGAGTTTTGCGGCGCCGCATATTACGGCATCGGTAGCTTTGTTACAAGAATTTGGCGATCGCCAATTAAAACAAAATGCGAGTAATTGGAGTGTTAATTCTCGTCGCCATGAGGTGATGAAGGCGGTTTTACTCAATTCTGCTGAGAAAGTTCAAGATCCTGGCGATGGTTCGCTTTTAGGTATGAATCGTACGATCCGGACTAAAGATAATCGTACTTGGTTTGAGGGCGATGCGGCTCAAGATCCGAAAATTCCTCTAGATATTCAAATGGGAACTGGTCATGTGAATGTCTTTCGCGCTTATCAACAGTTTAGCGGCGGTCAGTGGAGTCCGGAAAGCTCTGCACCTGCTCTGGGTTGGGATTATCGTACCGTAGAAGCTGATTCATCTCAAGATTACGAGTTAGAACAACCTTTGCAAAAAGGAAGTTATGCGGCGGTAACATTGGCTTGGGATCGCTTGGTGGAACTAAACGACGAAAATAATAACGATCGCTACGATCTTGGCGAAGATTTCCGCGATCGGGGTTTAAATAATCTCGATGTTTATCTGATGTCTATTGACAGTAACGATCCTCGCCGCAGTGTTTGCGCTTCTGTCAGTGAAGCTGATAGTGTCGAACATATCTTTTGTCAAGTTCCTGAAACTGGACGTTACAAAATTCGCGTTCAATATCGATCTCAGGCGAACGAGAAAACTCAAGCTTATGGTTTGGCTTGGTGGACTCAGCCAGCACAATAATTGATTTTTGTCAAGGTTTTATCTCCTTCTCTCACTTTCCCAATTTAAGGGGTAATGAATGTAATAGTTTCTCCAGAAACAGAAAAGGGTTGAACTCGATTTTCTTAATTGTTGAAAGTTTTTATTGGAAAGGGGGATAAAGTTTACTTAATTTAACCCCCTTTCAGCAAGTAGGTACTTTTTTTAGTACCAATAAGATTTGACTTTTGCTTGATTAAAGAAAACGAAGAAGTCCATCAGGAACAGGAATGCGATCGCGGATTTCATTAGTCAACGCATTAACTGATTCAAAATTGTAAACCTCTGGATAGCAAGATCTGTAATCTAAAGAACCTTCTCTTCCTACAATTGTAAGAATTGCCTCAGTCGAAACACGAATGTTTGCCCCTTTTACGCGAACAGTAAAACCACTTTTGTAAGTTTTACCAAAAAAAATGGGTTTAAAGCCTCGCTGTTCTACGGCGACTTTGATTGAAAAGAAACTAGAAAGTTAGTACAATAGTTGATAGCGAGTAAAACTAAAATCTACGTGATTCTTCGCTCTAGTAGGTCGAAAACCCGGTAAGTAAGAAACAACGGTTAGATTGGCTCTAACGGCAGTATGACTAAACCACTGCAAGCTTTCTTCAGAGCGAGGAGCGTACTAAACTAGCTGAGTGATGGATGTTTGAAAGCATAAAACTCAAAAAAGTAAGCGCAATATATGCGGCTATATGTCAACATATTGAGCGTCTAGAGGCAACTTGACTGTGCCTGCAAGAGGAAAGAGAACTACTTGTGAATCCCCTCCCTTTAGCAACGCGGAGGGAGGGGAGTAGTCAAATCCATATCCATCACCTAAAGGACTTTGGGCGCGAAATTTGACAGTTCCACCACAAGCATCCTCCGACGAAACTGGTGTCGTTGTCTTAGTAGTGAGTGTAGGAGAAACAATCTCAACAGAGGTAGCAGAACAAGTGGGATCTTCAAAAGTTACTTCAATAATAGATTCTTGGTTAACTTCTACTTGATTAGGATTTGCTGTAACCGAAAGAGACGGTTGTTGTGGAGTTTGTTGAGGTCGTTCGGCTGTTTCCGAGCAACTTTCTTCGCTTTCATAATAGCCAGAAGAACCACTTAACATAGAAGAACCACTTAACATAGAAGATAACCAAGTTTGAGCTTTTTCTAAAGCCATTTGAGCGTCTTGTGCGTATTCTTCGGAACTGGGTTTACCGAGATAATTACCGATATAGTGAGACTCTTTAGCCTGCTTCAATCTTTTAGAAAAATCTAAAACGAATGGACACTGATTTCTTAAGCACGAAAGATTACTTGCAAGACGAGTTGTACTCAATCGAGGAATAAAAAATGTAATCAACTTATTACCTGCAAAAGAAATCTGTTTAGCAAGTGTGGCACCCTATAACAAAAAAAATCTAGTTCTGAAATGATGGAAATTAAGCAATACCTAAACTTACAAATAGTTTAAGTATTAGAAAATCGCTCTATCTTAATCTGTTTAAAGTCCAAGGTAAATTTAATTGACCGCAGTTGTAAGTTCCAGTAATTGAATTTCCATCGCTACTTACAGTTCCGGTGAAAATATTGAAGTCTCCTTGAAGAGTTACTTGATTACCTTCTAAACTACCTTCACTAATAAGCATCGGACTATAAAGTGACCCCTTGGTATCAGCTTCTAGATAATTACCATTTTGTGTAATTGAAACATTTGAGCTAATCTTATTTGAACTTGCAGCACAGCTAGTAGCAATACCATCAATACCGGAAGCTAAAATATTAGGTTCGGTTAATTCCCACAGCCACTCACCATTAAGGTTAAAAGTAATTGGTTGTTCGGAAATAGTAGGATTATTTTCCTGACCATCGTTGCTAAAGATATCAACTTGAGCAACTTCACAATCATTTGAATAATTAGCTATAGCTGTATCTTTCGTAAAAGAGCAAGCTGATGAATCAATCCCTAAAACTTCGTTTAGAGAAACGGCAATTATTCTTTGAAAAATTGCCGAACTAGAAGTAAAAGCAAGAAAACTCAGAAGCGCGATCGCCCAAAACTTAATTTTACGCATGAATGACCTCAAAAATAGATGGGAAAGAGATTACAAAACTAGACTTGTTACCTACCACAAATAATCAGAATTAGATCCAGGAGATGAATTATTAGGTGGAACGGTATAATTAGAATCTGACTGTCGATCGCTAGGGTTTTCATAGACTGTCGAACATTCAGGAGCGGTTCTCACAACTTCTAAGGTTCCATTCTCAGTCTCTCGATACAAAAAAGGAACTACACATTGTCCCTCTCCGTTGACTAAATAAACAAAAGGAATCCCGTAGTAATAGTGACTGGAATCATCTTTCAACCAGTATTGACGACCGCAAGCTGAAAAATTAGGTTCTTCTTGACCTCGGCGAAAGTCAAACCAAACCCGGTATGGTGAACGATCATAACTATCGGTTCGGATGGTTGGTTCGCTAACAAAATTAGAACCACACAGATTATTAGCCGCCGTAGTTGTGGGTGGTGAAGATGGTCGATTTTGAGAAGGTTGTTCAATTCTTTGTTGAGGAACAGAATTGCGATTACTACTTGTGTTCGTTTCTGGATAAGCTGTCAAAACTACGAGAAAATATTGCATTTTTTGACCATTACGCCTGCATAAATAGCCAATTCCTACTTCCGAATGTTCTTTATAGAAGTCGTTGAGAGCAAGTAAGTGAATCCGATGACCAGGAGGAAAGACATTCTCATCTACAATTAAAGTGGCGATCGCGTCTCTACCGGAACTAGATACATTGCGAGCATTACCAATTACCCAGAATGTCCAGAGAGATTCAATAAAATTATTAGCAGGATCGTCCAAAAAAAACGATGGTAAAGGATAGCCAGCTTGAGCCACTTTTTGATTCGGTCCAATTCCATCAGGATCGACATGATCGAAATAATTTCTAGTTGCCATGTCTAAAACTCTTTCTCTCGCAACCTGCCTCAATATAGGATTCATAGTTAATGGAGGTTGAGGAATAGCATTACTTATATTTATTCCTAATTCTTGTCCTATCTTTTGGGGATTTTGACGAGCATAATTGAGATAGGCTAAAGCTCTTTCTTCTTCTTGTTCTGCGTTACAGTTATTTCGTTGAGCCACAGTTAAAGGCGAAGAATACTGAATCTCTTGAACACTAGATTGAGCCTCCAATGGAAGTAAATTCAGTAAGCCAAATGTTACAGAAATTGATGCCAGTATTCTTCGTTTAAAATTCATGGTTTTCCTCTCACAATAATCTTCAAACTTAGGTGCGAGTCGCAGTTGAACTTATTTTTAGAACGGAAGGATTCTGTCAATACCTCTTTCGATACCTCTTTCTACTCCTCGTTCTAGCGATCGCTGAAAAACATCTTCAATATTCAGTCTGTCTCGCTGGTCGGGTTGGGCAGGAGGTGTATAATTGACAATCAATTGTTGTGGTGGAGAATTCTCTACCTGCCAGCTTAAAAATAGCCCTTGACTAGAAGCAGATTGCAAGAAAGTATTAATGGGAATTCCTAAATTCAACCCCGACTTAATCAAATCGGCAACAGCTTCAATTCCTGGTGTATCTGAGGAAACAGACTGCTGTACTCGCGCACGGGTTTCAGCATCCCCTAAGCCATGAACGCCAATAATTCGCCCATCAGAATCAAATACTGGACCCCCGCTCATTCCTCGTCGAGTTACAGAGTCATAAACCAACGCATAACCATCCTGACGCGGTGTTTCTAAAACACTGGAAAGAACACCTCCGGTAAACTGACGAGTAATTTCGTTAATTGACTGACTTGGTGCGGGCCACCCAGAAACAAAAACTGACTGTCCTTGTTGTACTGTACTGGTATTAGCTAATTTCGCAACCTGATAGTTTTTATCGCTAGTAAAAGATACAACTGCTAAATCTATTCCCGGCAAACGTTTCACCTGGCTATAATCAAGTTCGTGAACTTGCTTATCTGCTGTGACAATATGATACTTATTTTGACCGCCAACAACATGATTCGCCGTCAAAACATAATAAGTATTACCTTCCTTCGCAATAATCGCACCAGAGCCGTGTCCTTGACCTTCTGCGACCCGAATTAATACTGTTACTTCACGAGCAATATTATTGACTTCTACTCCAGTCAAAGCCAATACAGATTGAGGTTGAATTGTCACAATTGCAGTAACGATCGCTGTTCCCGTTATAGCTGCTAAATGTTCAGAAAATTTCATATTTTTACCTCATTTTTTAATTAATTACTAACAAAAATTAATCAACTAAGTTAGTATTTACTGCGGAATTTGGTTGCTCTAAAATTGATTGTCCCAACCGTTGTGTCACTCTTTCTACTGGTATTCCCCAACTCAAAGGAATCATTTGTTCTCGCAACTGAGATGAGGGTTGAGAACCATCAAAAAATACATAAGGATCTCCCCAAAGAGGATAAGCGTGCATTCCATTAATACCAATTACTTCACCTTGAACATTCAATAATGCACCACCGCTCATTCCCTTGCGAATATCATTCGTATAGCCGATTTGATATCCTTCTTTCAAAGCTTGTTCTAACAGTAAGAAAACTTCTCCTTTCATCACCATAAAACCTTTATTTCCAACGAAAAAAGGAGTCAGAGAAGGTAAATCTCCTTGAATAGGAAATCCTGTAGCTAATACTTCATCACCTACTGCAATACTTGAAGCATTTCCTAATACCGCAACTGGATAATTGGCGTTACTGCGAAACTGTAACAAAGCTAAATCGTAACCCGCAAATCTCTGATTTTCAGCTACCACAGCCGAGTAAATTCGACCGTCTGGAGTCTGTAAGGAATAAGAATCGGCTGGGGTCAAAACATGGCGATTTGTAACAATTGTATAAACTTGTCCTTGTCGCTGAATCAAAATTCCTGAACCCCAGCTTCTTCCTGACAAAACTTTTACGGTAATCTTTTGGGCAATTTCAATTAGTTTTTCTTCTGGTAATTGCGTGTTTTCTTCGTTAATTATGATTTCTGGTATTGAACGATTTTCCGATTGTGCTTGGCTGGAAATCTGCCAAGATAAAGTACCACAAATAACTAAGAGAAATTGCCAGTAAACTTTGTTTACCAAATCGTACCACCTGGTTGTGTAGTAGGAGTATTATTATTATTCGGAGTAGGAGTTAAGTTTGGCTGAGTTGGGGTATTTCCTGCTTCGGCTGTAGCTGAATTCAAGTATTGATTCACATCAACAAAAACTCGACCATTTTGATTAGAAATATGTCCGCTTCCACCAGTGGTACTTTCATAAAGCGGA
The nucleotide sequence above comes from Oscillatoria salina IIICB1. Encoded proteins:
- a CDS encoding S8 family serine peptidase; translation: MSGLAALSAPALALDTSVGQGGINARRLHEAPYNLTGRKIAIGQVEIGRPGLFGLDKVVSWNPALSLAGVFHRDSPAESNKFVDTHAGMVAAVMVSGDKDLRGVAPDARLYASAVGSLRRGGQPEECLSSQHVALQNNDDVRAINYSFGESLRRDPRPEAILDGNALLTRCVDWSARVHDVLYVIAGNQGSGGIPIPTDLYNGITTAYTTERDGVFTKIDFANLSDLPEGIGRSLIEREINIGPRRAISLVAPGSNITVFDLDGKLVKVSGTSFAAPHITASVALLQEFGDRQLKQNASNWSVNSRRHEVMKAVLLNSAEKVQDPGDGSLLGMNRTIRTKDNRTWFEGDAAQDPKIPLDIQMGTGHVNVFRAYQQFSGGQWSPESSAPALGWDYRTVEADSSQDYELEQPLQKGSYAAVTLAWDRLVELNDENNNDRYDLGEDFRDRGLNNLDVYLMSIDSNDPRRSVCASVSEADSVEHIFCQVPETGRYKIRVQYRSQANEKTQAYGLAWWTQPAQ
- a CDS encoding CAP domain-containing protein codes for the protein MNFKRRILASISVTFGLLNLLPLEAQSSVQEIQYSSPLTVAQRNNCNAEQEEERALAYLNYARQNPQKIGQELGINISNAIPQPPLTMNPILRQVARERVLDMATRNYFDHVDPDGIGPNQKVAQAGYPLPSFFLDDPANNFIESLWTFWVIGNARNVSSSGRDAIATLIVDENVFPPGHRIHLLALNDFYKEHSEVGIGYLCRRNGQKMQYFLVVLTAYPETNTSSNRNSVPQQRIEQPSQNRPSSPPTTTAANNLCGSNFVSEPTIRTDSYDRSPYRVWFDFRRGQEEPNFSACGRQYWLKDDSSHYYYGIPFVYLVNGEGQCVVPFLYRETENGTLEVVRTAPECSTVYENPSDRQSDSNYTVPPNNSSPGSNSDYLW
- a CDS encoding S1 family peptidase, yielding MKFSEHLAAITGTAIVTAIVTIQPQSVLALTGVEVNNIAREVTVLIRVAEGQGHGSGAIIAKEGNTYYVLTANHVVGGQNKYHIVTADKQVHELDYSQVKRLPGIDLAVVSFTSDKNYQVAKLANTSTVQQGQSVFVSGWPAPSQSINEITRQFTGGVLSSVLETPRQDGYALVYDSVTRRGMSGGPVFDSDGRIIGVHGLGDAETRARVQQSVSSDTPGIEAVADLIKSGLNLGIPINTFLQSASSQGLFLSWQVENSPPQQLIVNYTPPAQPDQRDRLNIEDVFQRSLERGVERGIERGIDRILPF
- a CDS encoding S1 family peptidase yields the protein MVNKVYWQFLLVICGTLSWQISSQAQSENRSIPEIIINEENTQLPEEKLIEIAQKITVKVLSGRSWGSGILIQRQGQVYTIVTNRHVLTPADSYSLQTPDGRIYSAVVAENQRFAGYDLALLQFRSNANYPVAVLGNASSIAVGDEVLATGFPIQGDLPSLTPFFVGNKGFMVMKGEVFLLLEQALKEGYQIGYTNDIRKGMSGGALLNVQGEVIGINGMHAYPLWGDPYVFFDGSQPSSQLREQMIPLSWGIPVERVTQRLGQSILEQPNSAVNTNLVD